A genomic segment from Psychrobacter arcticus 273-4 encodes:
- a CDS encoding beta-ketoacyl-ACP synthase II → MRRVVITGAGIVSCIGHDLATVTEALKQGRSGITFNESYAEHNFKSHVSGSIDQSELDTSAIDRKLKRFFSDASLYAYVSALSAIEHAGLSLETINNNPRVGVVASSGGASTENIANAIDAMREKGLRGVGAMAVPKTMGSSVSAALATGLKIQGISYSLASACATSTHCIGHAAELIQLGKADVILAGGSEAEHWTQSCMFDAMGAVSTQYNDTPELASRAYDKDRDGFVIAAGGAMVVVESLEHAQARGANILAEIVGYGASSDGAEMVAPSGEGAVRCMKLALAEAGLESVDYINSHGTSTPLGDITELKAIAKVFDNDISRVPAISSTKSMTGHSLGAVGAQELIYCLLMLQDGFIAPSINITALDPAAKGFDIVTEKRDVKLETLMSNSFGFGGTNATLIIKKFDA, encoded by the coding sequence ATGCGCCGCGTTGTTATCACTGGAGCGGGGATTGTCTCTTGTATCGGACATGATTTAGCTACTGTTACAGAAGCTCTTAAACAAGGGCGCTCTGGCATCACATTCAACGAATCTTATGCTGAGCACAATTTTAAATCACATGTAAGCGGCAGTATTGATCAATCAGAGCTTGATACCTCAGCTATTGACCGCAAACTAAAACGGTTTTTTAGTGACGCAAGCCTTTATGCTTATGTCAGTGCGTTAAGTGCAATTGAGCACGCTGGACTCTCTTTGGAAACCATCAATAACAACCCGCGTGTGGGTGTGGTTGCCAGCTCAGGCGGCGCTTCAACAGAAAATATCGCCAATGCAATAGACGCCATGCGAGAAAAAGGGTTGCGCGGCGTTGGCGCGATGGCAGTACCAAAAACTATGGGCAGCTCAGTATCAGCGGCGCTTGCTACCGGTCTAAAAATCCAAGGTATCTCCTATTCATTAGCCTCGGCTTGTGCAACGTCGACGCATTGTATCGGTCATGCCGCCGAGCTTATTCAGTTGGGTAAAGCAGATGTGATACTCGCTGGTGGTAGTGAAGCAGAACACTGGACACAGTCTTGTATGTTTGATGCCATGGGCGCAGTCAGTACTCAATATAATGATACTCCAGAGCTTGCCTCAAGAGCTTATGACAAAGACCGTGATGGTTTTGTCATTGCTGCGGGCGGCGCGATGGTGGTCGTTGAAAGCTTAGAGCATGCCCAAGCTCGTGGTGCCAATATTTTGGCTGAAATCGTCGGTTATGGTGCCAGCTCTGATGGCGCAGAGATGGTCGCGCCAAGCGGTGAAGGCGCAGTACGCTGTATGAAGCTGGCACTTGCTGAAGCCGGTTTAGAAAGTGTAGATTATATCAATAGTCACGGTACCAGTACGCCACTTGGTGACATCACTGAACTAAAAGCAATAGCCAAAGTATTTGATAACGACATCAGTAGAGTCCCTGCCATTAGCTCAACCAAGTCTATGACAGGTCATAGCTTAGGTGCGGTCGGTGCGCAAGAGCTGATTTATTGCCTACTGATGCTACAAGATGGCTTTATTGCACCTAGTATCAATATTACAGCATTAGATCCAGCCGCTAAAGGCTTTGATATCGTCACTGAAAAACGCGATGTTAAGCTTGAAACCCTTATGAGCAATAGCTTTGGCTTTGGCGGTACCAACGCGACATTAATCATCAAAAAGTTTGACGCCTAG